One window from the genome of Candidatus Obscuribacterales bacterium encodes:
- the sppA gene encoding signal peptide peptidase SppA has protein sequence MRDFFRYVLASFVGLLLFSTLSVGALVVFILMIALGSRDAEPLVEKDSILVFDLSLDITDSNPGSNPADLFNDALSGSSTPTPISLRTVLDTLEEAANDDRIVGIFIQGTTSAEGRGSGFATLREVRQGLQQFQDSGKPIYAYETGWRERDYYITSLADSVILNPTGSIELNGFSAETLFFGDAFEQYGIDVQIIRAGQYKSAVEPFTRNSNSPENREQSQQLLNDLWSEFLTTTASDRSLEVSDLQAIADSQAILLPEAALEAGLVDQVAYADEVIGELRELTDETEYSPNAPSFRNIGLSAYAQAMGTISPNRPRSENQIAVVYADGTIVSGEGGVGLVGGDRLARQLRDLRQDEAVKAVVLRVNSPGGGASPSEIIAREVMLTQAEKPVIVSMGSIAASGGYMIAAHGDRIFASPNTITGSIGVFGLVLNVQELANENGLTWDVVKTGPFADSNTIARPLTEQELSIGQRVVDQIYARFTNIVAEGRPLSSTDVAAVAQGRVWSGIDAQQVGLVDEIGGLEDAIAAAAEQAELGDDWQLNEYPQPRTFEEQLFESLFGSQLRSLFRPTAQADPLTQEFHHLRGHLQQIEALDDPRGVYLLLPFFPQIN, from the coding sequence ATGCGCGATTTCTTTCGGTACGTCTTGGCTAGCTTTGTCGGGCTGCTGCTATTTTCCACCCTCAGCGTTGGCGCACTGGTGGTCTTTATTTTAATGATTGCCCTGGGCTCTCGGGATGCTGAACCCTTGGTCGAGAAAGACTCTATCCTGGTGTTTGACCTCTCCCTCGACATCACCGACTCCAATCCAGGCTCAAACCCTGCCGATTTATTTAACGACGCCCTCTCAGGCAGCAGCACCCCCACGCCCATTTCCCTGCGCACCGTCCTGGACACCTTAGAGGAAGCTGCCAACGACGATCGGATTGTGGGCATCTTCATCCAAGGCACTACCTCTGCCGAAGGGCGCGGATCTGGGTTTGCGACCCTGCGCGAGGTGCGACAGGGGTTGCAGCAGTTTCAGGACAGCGGCAAGCCTATCTATGCCTACGAAACCGGCTGGCGCGAGCGCGACTATTACATCACATCCTTAGCCGACTCGGTGATTCTCAATCCTACAGGCAGCATTGAACTGAATGGGTTTAGCGCCGAGACCCTATTTTTTGGAGATGCCTTCGAGCAGTACGGCATTGATGTGCAAATTATTCGCGCTGGGCAGTATAAATCCGCCGTGGAGCCCTTTACACGCAACAGCAATAGCCCCGAAAATCGCGAGCAGTCGCAGCAGCTTCTCAACGATCTCTGGAGCGAATTTCTCACCACCACGGCCAGCGATCGCTCCCTAGAGGTCAGCGATCTGCAAGCGATCGCCGATAGCCAAGCCATTCTCCTGCCCGAGGCAGCCCTAGAAGCCGGCTTGGTCGATCAAGTTGCCTATGCCGACGAGGTGATTGGCGAGCTGCGCGAACTAACCGACGAAACCGAATATTCCCCCAACGCGCCCTCCTTCCGCAACATTGGGCTCTCCGCCTATGCCCAAGCCATGGGCACGATCTCGCCCAACCGACCCCGCTCCGAGAACCAGATTGCCGTAGTCTATGCCGATGGCACCATTGTCAGCGGCGAGGGTGGAGTCGGTTTGGTAGGGGGCGATCGCCTAGCCCGGCAACTGCGGGATTTGCGTCAGGATGAGGCCGTGAAGGCCGTCGTCCTGCGGGTGAACAGCCCTGGGGGTGGCGCGTCTCCCTCAGAAATTATCGCCCGCGAGGTGATGCTCACCCAGGCAGAGAAGCCGGTCATAGTCTCCATGGGCAGTATTGCCGCATCGGGCGGATACATGATTGCCGCCCATGGCGATCGCATCTTTGCATCTCCCAACACCATCACCGGATCGATTGGCGTCTTTGGTCTCGTTCTGAACGTGCAGGAACTAGCCAACGAGAATGGTCTTACCTGGGACGTGGTGAAAACCGGCCCCTTCGCCGACAGCAACACCATTGCCCGCCCGCTCACGGAGCAAGAACTCTCCATTGGGCAACGGGTGGTGGATCAAATTTATGCCCGATTCACCAACATTGTGGCCGAGGGGCGTCCGCTGTCTTCAACCGATGTGGCCGCCGTGGCTCAGGGACGGGTTTGGTCAGGCATTGACGCTCAACAGGTGGGGCTGGTGGATGAGATCGGCGGACTAGAGGACGCGATCGCTGCCGCAGCAGAACAAGCTGAGCTAGGCGATGATTGGCAGCTCAACGAATATCCCCAACCGCGCACGTTTGAAGAGCAACTTTTTGAAAGCTTATTTGGTAGCCAACTGCGATCGCTGTTCCGTCCTACAGCCCAAGCTGATCCCCTCACTCAGGAATTTCATCACCTGCGGGGACACCTACAGCAGATTGAGGCTCTTGACGATCCTCGCGGTGTCTACCTATTACTGCCTTTCTTTCCTCAGATTAACTAG
- the ftsZ gene encoding cell division protein FtsZ has protein sequence MNQVYDAHNALADEPRSGEIVSSSVARIKVIGVGGGGCNAVNRMIASEVAGVEFWSVNTDSQALTLNDSHNCLHIGQKVTRGLGAGGNPAIGQKAAEESRDEISAALKGSDLVFITAGMGGGTGTGAAPIVAEVAKEIGALTVGVVTRPFTFEGRRRTSQADGGIEALQSRVDTLIVIPNDKLLSVISEQTPVQEAFRVADDILRQGVQGISDIITIPGLVNVDFADVRAVMADAGSALMGIGIGSGKSRAREAAITAISSPLLESSIDGAKGVVFNITGGDDLTLHEVNAAAEIIYEAVDPNANIIFGAVLDHRLQGEVRITVIATGFSPEVPVTQAQTTTRVSPMKRSPAPPPASPSPDPRPKPSGGLDIPEFLQKRRPTR, from the coding sequence TTGAATCAGGTTTATGATGCCCATAATGCCCTGGCAGACGAACCCAGGAGTGGTGAAATTGTGTCGAGCAGTGTAGCCAGAATTAAAGTTATTGGAGTGGGGGGCGGCGGCTGTAATGCAGTCAACCGCATGATTGCTAGCGAGGTTGCTGGAGTAGAATTTTGGTCGGTGAATACCGACTCCCAGGCCTTGACCCTCAACGATTCCCACAACTGCCTTCACATAGGGCAGAAAGTTACTCGTGGTCTAGGAGCAGGGGGAAACCCCGCCATTGGGCAGAAGGCAGCTGAAGAGTCGCGGGATGAAATTTCTGCTGCTCTCAAGGGATCTGACCTCGTTTTTATTACCGCTGGCATGGGCGGAGGTACCGGTACCGGTGCGGCTCCTATTGTGGCGGAGGTGGCCAAGGAAATTGGTGCTCTGACTGTGGGTGTGGTCACGCGTCCTTTCACCTTTGAGGGGCGGCGACGTACAAGCCAGGCTGATGGCGGTATTGAGGCCCTTCAGAGCCGAGTGGATACGCTGATTGTGATTCCCAACGACAAATTGCTGTCGGTGATATCCGAGCAAACCCCTGTCCAGGAAGCTTTCCGGGTCGCCGACGATATTCTGCGCCAAGGGGTGCAGGGTATCTCCGATATTATTACTATTCCCGGCTTGGTGAATGTGGACTTTGCCGATGTGCGTGCGGTGATGGCCGATGCTGGCTCGGCGCTGATGGGCATTGGAATTGGATCGGGTAAATCTCGGGCCCGAGAAGCTGCCATTACCGCCATTTCATCACCGCTGTTGGAGTCTTCCATTGATGGTGCGAAAGGTGTGGTCTTCAACATTACCGGAGGCGATGATCTGACGCTGCATGAGGTGAATGCTGCTGCGGAAATCATCTACGAAGCGGTGGATCCCAATGCCAATATCATTTTTGGTGCTGTGCTGGATCATCGCCTGCAGGGAGAAGTGCGGATTACGGTGATTGCCACTGGGTTTTCGCCTGAGGTGCCGGTCACCCAAGCCCAAACGACAACCCGTGTGTCTCCCATGAAGCGATCGCCTGCTCCTCCGCCCGCCTCGCCGTCCCCCGATCCTCGTCCAAAACCCTCAGGTGGTCTTGACATCCCTGAGTTTCTCCAGAAACGTCGTCCTACCCGGTAA
- a CDS encoding FtsQ-type POTRA domain-containing protein yields the protein MTDLVSVSRTDLAQRRQLLRRQRRWRFLRSLWRTGLVMGMAGGLVWVTTQPVWILHHVDQVNVEGNQLLSVDAIHSLLPITYPQSLLHLDPNAIADYLEAQGPIEEATVTRRLLPPGLNVQIQERHPVAVLIRGNASANSDLRGEAAATDNDPMAQVGLIDEKGFWMSLSAYVALDDSLLLPGLKVRGMQEYQRSQWSQLYRVLHQSPLSIYEVDWRDPSNLVLSTELGTVHFGPYSDRFPHQLQVLDQLRRLPQHIDIGNLDYIDLRNPESPLLQELGMVSPSPLPVELVPPETTGEPNQG from the coding sequence ATGACTGACCTTGTTTCTGTCTCTCGTACTGATCTTGCCCAGCGTCGTCAGTTGCTTCGCCGTCAGCGGCGATGGCGATTTCTGCGATCGCTGTGGCGAACGGGCTTAGTTATGGGCATGGCCGGTGGGCTGGTATGGGTCACAACCCAGCCAGTGTGGATCCTGCACCATGTCGATCAAGTTAATGTTGAAGGCAATCAACTGCTCTCGGTTGATGCCATTCACTCTCTGCTGCCGATCACCTATCCCCAATCGTTGCTGCATCTTGATCCCAACGCGATCGCTGACTATTTAGAAGCCCAAGGGCCCATTGAAGAAGCGACTGTCACCCGGCGGCTCCTGCCGCCGGGGCTGAATGTGCAAATTCAAGAGCGCCATCCCGTGGCTGTTCTCATCCGAGGGAATGCCTCTGCCAACTCAGACCTGCGCGGTGAAGCTGCTGCAACCGATAACGATCCTATGGCTCAAGTAGGGCTCATTGATGAAAAAGGATTTTGGATGTCCCTATCTGCTTATGTAGCCTTAGATGACTCTCTGTTGCTCCCGGGGCTGAAGGTGCGAGGTATGCAAGAATACCAGCGCAGTCAGTGGTCTCAGCTATATCGAGTCCTACACCAGTCTCCCCTATCCATCTATGAGGTTGACTGGCGTGATCCCAGCAATTTGGTGCTATCTACAGAATTGGGTACCGTGCATTTTGGCCCCTATAGCGATCGCTTTCCCCATCAACTACAGGTGCTGGATCAACTACGTAGGCTGCCCCAGCATATCGACATAGGGAATCTGGATTATATTGACCTACGCAACCCAGAGTCGCCGTTGTTGCAAGAGCTAGGCATGGTGTCCCCCAGTCCGCTGCCTGTGGAGTTGGTGCCCCCAGAGACTACTGGCGAGCCTAATCAAGGGTGA
- the fni gene encoding type 2 isopentenyl-diphosphate Delta-isomerase, with protein sequence MSVSRLSSTPTSLPAIASPTPEAAVTQSRKAEHIRVCLEEDVQFQTTTGLERYRFQHCCLPELDWADIDLSTTFFQRQLKAPLLISSMTGGTEEARQINQRLAAIAQHYGFAMGVGSQRVAVENPAVNPTFSIRSLAPDSLLLANLGAVQLNYSYGLEECQRVVDWLEADALILHINPLQECVQTRGDTNFRGLFSKIETLCARLPVPVIAKEVGNGISGAIAQRLINAGVAAIDVAGAGGTSWAKVEGERAKDARQRRLGQTFANWGIPTAQCVTEIRAIAPQIPLIASGGLRNGLDAAKAIALGADLAGLAFPFLQAAALSEEALVDLAEALVAELTTVLLCTGAGNLAQLRSMNALERLA encoded by the coding sequence ATGAGTGTATCCCGTCTATCTTCAACACCCACCTCCCTGCCCGCGATCGCATCACCGACCCCAGAAGCAGCCGTCACTCAATCTCGCAAGGCAGAGCATATTCGTGTCTGCCTAGAAGAAGATGTGCAGTTTCAAACCACTACGGGACTAGAGCGCTATCGCTTCCAGCATTGTTGCCTACCAGAGCTAGACTGGGCAGATATTGACCTCTCCACCACCTTTTTTCAGCGCCAGTTAAAGGCTCCTCTGCTGATTTCATCCATGACCGGCGGCACCGAAGAAGCCCGCCAAATTAATCAGCGACTGGCCGCGATCGCCCAGCACTATGGTTTTGCCATGGGTGTCGGCTCCCAGCGAGTGGCGGTGGAAAATCCTGCGGTCAACCCTACCTTTTCGATCCGATCCCTAGCGCCGGACAGTCTGCTGCTGGCCAATCTAGGAGCCGTGCAGTTGAACTATAGCTATGGCTTAGAGGAATGTCAGCGGGTGGTGGACTGGCTGGAGGCCGATGCTCTGATTTTGCACATCAATCCTCTGCAAGAATGTGTCCAAACCCGAGGCGATACCAACTTTCGCGGCTTGTTCAGCAAAATTGAAACCCTGTGCGCTCGGCTGCCCGTACCGGTAATCGCCAAGGAAGTGGGCAATGGCATTTCCGGAGCGATCGCTCAACGGTTAATCAACGCGGGCGTAGCGGCCATCGATGTAGCCGGCGCGGGCGGCACCTCTTGGGCCAAAGTGGAAGGTGAACGAGCTAAAGATGCTAGACAACGACGGTTGGGGCAGACCTTTGCCAACTGGGGCATCCCCACAGCCCAATGTGTGACCGAGATTCGAGCGATCGCCCCCCAGATTCCCCTAATTGCCTCGGGGGGTCTGCGCAACGGCTTAGATGCGGCCAAAGCGATCGCCCTCGGAGCCGACTTAGCCGGATTGGCCTTCCCCTTCCTCCAGGCCGCTGCCCTGTCTGAGGAAGCCCTGGTTGACCTTGCAGAGGCCCTCGTGGCTGAGTTGACCACCGTTCTGCTTTGCACCGGTGCAGGCAATCTGGCCCAGCTCAGAAGCATGAATGCTCTGGAGCGATTAGCATAG